The DNA region TTCTGTCGGGCGGATTGTCGCTGGTCTGGCTGCTGTCGGAAAATTTCGGCTCAACCGGCGACTACTGGCTCGGAATTCAACCCATTTTCCCCGGCCTGATTATTTCGATTTTAATATTCCTGTTCGGAAGCAAAAAAGAGATACTATCGTCTAAATCGTCTTCTTAGTGCGAGTAAGAATAGGGATAATAAAACAGTCAAAAATATTTTTTGAAAAATACTAATAACATCTGTGTAAATTGAAGCCGATGATAAATCGCTTATTTTATAGAAGGTCATATTAGCCAAAGAATAAATTAGGACACATAAATAATTATTGCAGCCATTAATACCCGACTTCACAAATAAGAGACTTGATACAAGAGAGAGGGCAACAAGCCATATTAATGGCTTAATATAACTTTCACCATAATTTGAAAATAATTTATATAATGCAATAAAAGAAAAAAGTTCCCTGCGTAACCACCTTAAAGGTTTCAACTTGTTTTCAATCTGGTTTCTCCTCGCTTCCATTTCTCTATAATGCCAATCGCTAGCCGTATCATAATCTCGTTTTTCTTCACAATTTTTTTTGAGCTGCACGTAAAGGCGTCTTAATTCGGCATTGTTAATAATTAAGGGCTCAGTCAATTCATTCCACAGAATATTCCTATTATTTTTTTTGGGCCAAATTGGATTGATAAAATAGATCTTTTCAATAATAGAATTCTCAAAAGTAGTTTTAGTTAAGTCGGCGTCTAAGAATTTTGCGCTCTTCATTTGATCAAAATTAATATTGTCATAAAATAAATATGGAACATAGCTGTATTCTTGTTTCCAATTAGCAAATTGAAAATTTCCTGAAAAAATGATACCGCTTAATATCAATCTATCAAGATTGCCAAGAATCATATGAAAGACATTGAATACTTGATTGTCTTTGGCCCATAATCCTATTGAAAAATCACTGGATTCTATTGTCGCACTGTTAAAGTCAATCTCTTTAGCTGAAAAATAAGAAGATGCAAATGGCCTTTGATCACAAGCCCATTTTAATTGGGATAAATCAATTCTATCCAAATCCAAAAATGCGCAGTGATCAAATATTCGGGAATGATGATTTTCATTAAACTCCGCATTAAAAAAGGATAAATTTTTTCCATTAAACTGGCATAATTTAAAATAAGTATTTAGAAATTTCGCAGAACTAAAGTCAGCATCAAAAAAATGGCATTTATCAAAAATACAATTGAAAAATTTGCTGTAGCAAAACATTACCTGGCGATTTTGAAAAATATCACCTTCCAATGTGACGCCTTTTGGGAATGTCATATCGTTCATATATATTATGTCTGCCCTGGTCTCATCAACATAGCGCTTAAGGGCTGCGACAAAATCCTTTGGTGAATTATGTAAAGATGTGGAATGTATATCACAGTAACCATGTGGCATAGGTTTTCTGCCACAGATTTCGCCATTAGATAATCTATGAGGGCAGGCATCCGACATAAAATAAGAATAGTCTTCTTTTCTCAAAAAGTCCATAAGTATTTCTGGTGTGGTATATCCAAGATTATTAGTAAAAACTTCGCTAACCTTAGGGTTTCGGTTTGAATGCGACACCCAACTCCTTGAGTATTAATAAAATAACCTATGATTTTACTGTCAGATAGTTATGGCTTGTAAATTATCTATTTGTTCTTTATTTTAACTTTTTAATTACGTTCCTTAGGCAATACAGGCAAAGAAGTAGGGGAAATAATAATTATTAACGGTGGCAATATGATTGATATCGAAAAAATCCAGCGGTTTCTGAAAGATGAAAAACTCGACGGCTGGCTGATGGCCGATTTCCACGCGCGCAACAGTATTGCCGTCGAATTTCTCAGCCTGACGGTGCACCTGACCCGCCGGGCCTTTTATTTTATACCGGTCGATGGCGAGCCGGTCATGATCGTGCACAATATCGAAAAGGACCGCTTTCTGCATCTTCCCGGAATCAGAAGGTATTTCTCATCATACAAGCATCTGGAAACGTACCTGGCCGAAACGCTTAAGGGTCACAAAAGGATCGCCATGGAATATTCGCCCAACGGGCGGCTGCCGTATATCGGGCTGGTCGATGCTGGCACCATCGAGCTGGTTCGATCGACCGGCGTCGAGATTGTCCCATCGGCCGATATCGTGTCTTATTTTCAGGCGCGGATGACTTCGGAGCAGGTGCAAATGCACCGGAAGGCGTCCGACCTGGTGATGCGGATCAAGGATGATGCTTTCAAGTTCATCGGCGACTCGCTAAGGCACAAGCAGTTTGTCAACGAGCGGATGGTGGTGCTTCATATATTGCGCCGTTTCGAGGAGTACGGCATGACGGCCGACTTTCCCCCGTGCGTGGCTATCGATACCAACATCGTCAACCCGCATTATGAACCGAGCGAGGACAGGTCCTCGCCGATTGTCAAAGGCAACCTGGTGCTGATCGATATGTGGGCCAAACTGAAAACGCCGCACTCGGTTTATGCCGATATTACCTGGATGGCCTATGCCGGCGAGGAAGTACCCAAAGAGTACAGCGAAATATTTTCGGTTGTCACCTTTGCCCGCGATAAGGCGATTAATTTCATCCGGCAGAAAATGCTCGAAGGGCCGGTTTTCGGTTATGAAGTCGATGATGCCTGCCGCAGTGTTATTCGAGAAGCCGGCTACGGCGATAATTTTTTCCACCGCACCGGACATTCGATACTTGACAGCGTGCATGGCCCCGGCCCCAATATCGACAACCTTGAGACCGAGGACCGGCGGCGGCTGCTTCCGGGACATCTTTTCTCGATCGAGCCGGGAATATACTTGGACAAATTCGGGGTCAGGACGGAAATTAACTGCATGCTGACCGAGTCGGGCCCGGAAGTTACCACCCTTCCGATGCAAACCGAAATTTTACCGCTGATACGATAAAATATGTAATATGTATTTTACTCCGCGAATGATTCAGATCGTGGCCGATCAGTACGGCTACCCGCCCGTGCTGGCCATGAATGTGCCGGTCAGCCAGGATGAGTATGATTTTATTCGGTCAACGCAGTCATACGGGCGATGCCATGATATCACGATGTACATCTTCAAGGGCAGTCAGGTCATTGTCAATTCGAAACATCATTACCCGGACGGTCTCTACCGGGCGCCTTCGGGCGGGTTGAAACCGGGCGAGGATTTCCTCGAAGGGGTGTACCGCGAAGCCTATGAAGAAACCGGGTGCAAGATCGAATTGCAGAAATATATTCTTCAGATCAATGCTTATTTTTCAAGCGGTAAGAAGTCGATTCCATGGCGGACACACATTTTCACGGCCAATTATAAGTCGGGTAAAATCAGGCCGGTCGATATTCGCGAGATCCGCGAGGCCAAACTGGCCGATTTATCCGAATTCGAAGAGTATAAGAAAATAATCAGGACATTGGAATCGGGCGGGTTATCATACCGCGCCCGCCTTCACGACGAAGTGCTGCGGTTTTTGTAGATTTATCGAGACAGGTACTTACCCCAGCGGGGCTTTGGTCAATCTGATGTCATCGATCCAGACAACGCCGGTGCCGTTGACCACCAGGTTAAGCTTGATCCGGTCCGGAATCTGACCCTTCTGCAGGAAAAATGGTGTCTCTTTATGCCGCCAACTGCTGGTGCCCGAAATGGGCGACTTTAAATCGCGCGAGAAATATTCGCCCAGGCCGTCGAAACAGCAGTACATCTCGAGATAGGCAAGTCCTTTGAGTTCGGCCGAACGAAGTTTGGCTTCATAGACCAGTTTGGCATCATCGATATCAATGCCTTTCAAAACATACAGTTCCACCACAATCGGCTCATCGCAGTCAATCTTGATGGAGCCGTTGCCGTCGGCGCTGATACTCGGGTCGAATTCAACATATTCTTCCGAAATAATATCATTCAGGTCGGATATGGGCAGCCGCATGATTTCGGTAGTGGTCAACATGGCCCCGGAACAGCCGCATAAAAACATGATTCCGGCAATAATTATCGATATCAATGCATTTAATTTTCTCATTATAACTCCATGGCTGATATAATTGTTATCGGTTGTGGGGCGGCAGTCTTAAACATCATCAAAGAAATGGCGGAGATTTAATTTTATTTGCTTCAGAATAAGATGTTTTTACATTGTTGCCAAAACTTAATTTTATATTAACGAAATGGCTTTAAGATGATCAGGATGTTGGATAAATCGGAATTCGAATGTTTTTTCGAGCTTATGGGCGAAGTCGAACTGGGCAAACACTTCCGGCCCGATGATGCGAAACATGTCGCGTGGCTCAATAGAAAGATCGACCGGTATTTCTATATCGGCGCAAAATTTTTCGGATTGTTTCTCGACGATAACACGCCGGCCGGGTTTACTTCTTTGCTGATCAATGAAAAACTATTCTGCCCAAATAATGCCGAGATACTCGATATCGGCGTTTTTCCGAAATTTCGCGGCCAGGGCTTTGGTTCGGAACTGTTTAAATATGCCGAGAAACTGGCACAAGGGGCGTCGGTTTACTGTCTGTTTTCCCGCACCTATGCCGCCGATTATAAAGTGTTATCATTCTATGGCAGAAACGGTTATGTACCGGTGGCGGTGATGCCTGATCTCAACGGACCGAACGACGAAGGCGAGATTTTTGTCCGAAAGTTGCTTTAAGTCCTGATCTCATTTGGTTCTCTTCACCAAACGGGGGAACCAGTCTTCACTCTTTATTGTTTTACCATTAATTATATAGCCGCTGAATGCGGAAATAACTAAAAGGGGTATTTATGTATAGAACCGGCAAAGTTGCCATAATTATAATTCTGTTATTTGTCAGCGGACCCATGATAATTTCATTTCTGGAGCGGGATTCGGCCGGGATGATGTCGGCTGTCGCTGACAATGCTGTCACAAGCGATAGTTCCAAAGGAGAAAAAATGCCCGATAAAATAGTCAAAACCGATGAAGAATGGAAAAAGCTGCTGACGCCCGAGCAATACCGGGTTGTCCGTGAAAAAGGGACCGAAGCTCCGTTCACCGGAAAATATTACAAAACCAAAGAAGCCGGCGTTTATGTCTGTGCCGCCTGCGGGAATGAATTGTTTACATCCGACACTAAGTATGATTCCGGATGCGGCTGGCCGAGTTTTTACAAACCGGCCATCGAAGCCAACATCGAAACACATTCCGACAGCAGTCTGGGTATGCGGCGGACCGAAATTGTCTGCAGCCGGTGTGGAGCGCACCTGGGACATGTTTTCGATGACGGCCCGAAGCCGACCGGCCTTCGCTACTGCGTTAATTCGGCCTCCCTTAATTTTGAAAAAGCCTCCGATAAATAAATTCGACAACACATAATTACATCTTTCCGGTTGACAAATCGTCATTAATCAGCTTTTAATATCTCTATTGGGGTTTGTTGAAAGTGAATGGCACAACCTCGATTTGTGAACCTTTAGATGGGAAGATTATATCATGAAATTACCGGTATATGTGACGGTCGAAGAAGTTCAAAGAGTCTGCAAAGAATTAAAGATCAGTGACTGGACAAGAATAACCAAGCCGGCGGTCTCCGAGTCGGAAGCGGCGATAGTCCTCAAGGAAATCGATGCGGGCGATATGAAGGTCAATCTGGAAGATTTCCGTCAGGGGCTTGAGGTCGAACTGGAACATGGCGTTATGTTCAGTGAAGCCAATGTCACCAATAATCATCCTGTGCTGACCGGTAAAATTGTCCTGGCGCATTTCAAGGAAACGCTGGACTATTATAAACGCCTTGATGTTGCCGAAATTGAAGGGGATATTTTCAAGGCGGTCAAAGCGGGTAAAATCGAAAAACTGGATCGACTCTACCGTAAGCTGATCGCGGCCAAAAAAATCATGGCCGACACCGAAGCCGACCAAATCGGCTGATAATCAAAGTTTCCGCTGCCGGGTTTTTCTGAATCCGGCAGCTTTTTTTTCTCAATTTTCCCGGAACAAGAGTATATTATTGTAGACGCTTAATGATTTGGGCCGATGTCTCTGGCATTCCATCTGATATCGACAGCATTTTATTCGAAGACTAAAAACTTTGGGGCCCCAAAACTGCAGGGAGGTGTTCAATGAAGACCTTTGTCCTGATGACTAAACTGGCATCCCCCAATGCACGTCTGGTCGAAATCGGTGCCAAGCATAAGGATCGCTCATGGAGCGGACGCGCCTGGTTGAAAGAAATAGAGGATAAATGTCCTGAAATCAAGTTCCTGGCACATTATGCTCTGATGGGTTACTGGGATTCGATGCATATTTATGAGGCGCCTGATGAGGAAACGGCCGCAGTGGTATCCATGATGACGCGCTCTCATGGCGCCGCCCAGGTCGAAAGCTGGCTGGCTCTGCCTTATGAACGCATCCTCAAATTGACCGAAGATATGGAGTGTCCGAAAACCGAAAAAACCGAATAATTCTGAGCAACCGTCACCACCTGAATCTGCAGTCCGCGGCTGCCGGGTCACCGCCCGGCAGCTTTTTTTTGCGACCCTGTCCGGACACCGCCAAAATGCATTTGCCTCGACGCCCATAATCATTTAATATTATCATAAACATATTAACGGCGCGGAGGTTTGAATGTTTTCTCGAAGGACCGTGGCGGGGCTGCTGATAATTGCTGTGATCATGATTCATTCCGCTTATGCGGGCGATAGTACTATATATCCCGATGATGTCGCCGCGGTTCTTGATTCCGCCGGGAATAATCGGGGCGAACTGGAAAAAGTGCTGATGTACTACCACGACGGCGCCGACACGCTCAAATATGATGCCGCCTGTTACCTGATCGGTAACATGC from candidate division Zixibacteria bacterium HGW-Zixibacteria-1 includes:
- a CDS encoding GYD family protein, which encodes MKTFVLMTKLASPNARLVEIGAKHKDRSWSGRAWLKEIEDKCPEIKFLAHYALMGYWDSMHIYEAPDEETAAVVSMMTRSHGAAQVESWLALPYERILKLTEDMECPKTEKTE
- the msrB gene encoding peptide-methionine (R)-S-oxide reductase; the protein is MIISFLERDSAGMMSAVADNAVTSDSSKGEKMPDKIVKTDEEWKKLLTPEQYRVVREKGTEAPFTGKYYKTKEAGVYVCAACGNELFTSDTKYDSGCGWPSFYKPAIEANIETHSDSSLGMRRTEIVCSRCGAHLGHVFDDGPKPTGLRYCVNSASLNFEKASDK